From a single Triplophysa rosa linkage group LG1, Trosa_1v2, whole genome shotgun sequence genomic region:
- the mylk3 gene encoding myosin light chain kinase 3 isoform X3, translating into MMGTSLYKSLLLSTGGFSVSDYIRKFTKTQPDGNSIKQNLCHQSTQTSEEVKEVLADELQQPEVTVPTVPKLPSPDAHTEPNEPCLSEEVSSKALRKAKGVTVKSREPTRVQTFSPKAQLEAEKTEVRDGPKQEINSSAAVPANIKKHATVTTPKVEDVTEPKRALEQADVSQAGEQAALKPTVPKQQQQAELKVDIPQKQAEVQQAGETPLLKPAVLAQQQVEPDVDVPQKQAEVPQAGEKPLLKPAVLAQQQVEQKLEVPQKQADVSRVGKEPLLKPAVSERRPQEPQLSTKEPVKTNAGPTSQPKETVDIVPPLPKHAECTADSETAVERNLTNTVDRILESDIVKDCAAPSLQTAENAKAGLPRKAESHILIIDDCPPLPAPFEHRIVSAKQVPMSTYYEVSPSELLGGGRFGQVHKCAELSSGLMLAAKIIKVRGMKERDEVKNEIGVMNQLNHVNLIQLYDAFESRTNLTLIMEYVEGGELFERIVDENYQLTELDAIVFTRQICEGVQYLHQQYILHLDLKPENILCVNTTGNQIKIIDFGLARKYRPREKLKVNFGTPEFLAPEVVNYDFVSFPTDMWSVGVITYMLLSGLSPFLGDNDAETMNNILHANWEFDAESFENVSEEAKDFISRLLVPAKCSRLSASGCMKHSWLNNLEDKAKMYKVRLKSQMRLQRYLVAHRQWKKHFYAVAAANRLKRFQQNRSVSTPN; encoded by the exons aaaactcAGCCAGATGGCAACAGCATCAAGCAAAATCTCTGTCATCAAAGCACACAGACTTCAGAGGAGGTTAAAGAAGTACTTGCTG ATGAGCTTCAGCAGCCAGAGGTCACTGTTCCCACCGTGCCCAAGCTACCTTCTCCTGATGCCCATACAGAACCAAATGAACCTTGTCTCAGTGAAGAAGTGTCCAGCAAAGCCTTACGTAAGGCCAAGGGGGTCACCGTAAAAAGCAGAGAGCCTACACGTGTCCAAACATTTTCTCCTAAAGCCCAGCTGGAAGCTGAGAAGACCGAGGTGCGAGATGGACCTAAACAGGAGATAAATAGCTCGGCTGCAGTGCCAgctaacataaaaaaacatgccACGGTGACAACCCCTAAGGTGGAAGATGTCACTGAACCAAAGAG GGCTCTTGAACAGGCAGATGTTTCACAAGCTGGTGAACAGGCTGCACTCAAGCCAACAGTtcctaaacaacaacaacaagcaGAGCTGAAGGTTGACATTCCTCAAAAACAGGCAGAAGTTCAACAAGCTGGTGAGACACCTTTACTTAAGCCAGCTGTACTCGCACAGCAACAAGTGGAGCCAGATGTTGACGTACCTCAAAAACAGGCAGAAGTTCCACAAGCTGGTGAGAAACCTTTACTCAAGCCAGCAGTACTTGCACAGCAACAAGTGGAGCAGAAGCTTGAGGTTCCTCAAAAACAGGCAGATGTCTCACGGGTTGGTAAGGAGCCCTTACTCAAGCCAGCAGTCTCAGAACGGAGACCTCAAGAACCTCAGCTCTCCACCAAAGAGCCTGTCAAAACGAATGCCGGGCCTACGTCACAACCTAAAGAGACAGTAGATATAGTACCACCATTGCCAAAACACGCTGAGTGTACTGCAGACTCTGAAACAGCTGTTGAGAGAAACCTAACAAACACTGTTGACAGGATTTTGGAGTCTGATATTGTAAAGGACTGTGCAGCTCCTAGTTTACAAACAGCGGAAAATGCAAAAGCAGGACTTCCAAGAAAAGCTGAGtcacacatactgataattg ATGACTGTCCACCTCTTCCAGCCCCGTTCGAACATCGCATTGTCAGTGCCAAGCAGGTTCCCATGAGTACATATTATGAAGTCAGTCCCAGTGAGCTGCTGGGAGG GGGTCGTTTTGGACAGGTGCATAAGTGTGCCGAGCTGTCGTCAGGTCTTATGCTGGCTGCTAAGATTATTAAAGTTCGGGGTATGAAAGAGAGA GATGAAGTAAAGAATGAGATTGGAGTTATGAACCAGTTAAACCATGTGAATCTGATTCAGCTGTATGATGCTTTTGAATCTCGGACTAATCTCACTCTCATCATGGAATA TGTGGAGGGTGGTGAATTGTTTGAACGAATCGTTGATGAGAATTACCAGCTTACAGAGCTGGATGCCATTGTGTTTACCAGGCAGATTTGTGAAGGGGTACAGTACCTTCACCAGCAGTACATTCTACATTTGGACCTTAAG CCAGAAAACATATTATGTGTGAACACTACAGGGAATCAGATCAAGATCATTGACTTTGGGCTTGCCAGAAA ATATAGGCCCAGAGAAAAACTGAAGGTCAACTTTGGAACACCAGAGTTCCTGGCACCAGAAGTTGTCAACTATGATTTTGTGTCATTTCCTACAGACATGTGGAGTGTTGGTGTTATCACGTACATGCT TTTGAGTGGCCTTTCTCCGTTCCTGGGTGACAACGACGCTGAGACAATGAACAACATTTTGCATGCCAACTGGGAGTTTGACGCAGAGTCATTTGAGAATGTGTCAGAGGAAGCCAAAGACTTCATTTCCAGACTTCTTGTTCCTGCCAAATG CAGTCGTCTCAGTGCATCAGGGTGTATGAAGCATAGCTGGTTGAATAACCTGGAAGACAAGGCCAAGATGTACAAAGTTCGGCTGAAGTCCCAAATGAGGCTGCAGCGTTATCTTGTTGCTCACCGTCAGTGGAAG aaacacttctATGCAGTTGCAGCAGCTAACAGGTTAAAGAGGTTTCAGCAAAATAGATCGGTCAGTACGCCAAATTAG
- the mylk3 gene encoding myosin light chain kinase 3 isoform X2 yields MSKQATLATCIARMYEGGKLENSGTPPGTIKKPSPTLIGSLSNVEVKLNALEGKVEQIERVHTEVLQKLSSLCQGMESLEKSLMQRKASAQESNLIKNVHREDNKNLLLTEVRSLCGETVDLLHNLKQESQQQRKKIEGMESSLSSQDKVLGYVRDTFRNSKIVEFILNGVVPWRRQGLLDAVKEEKTQPDGNSIKQNLCHQSTQTSEEVKEVLADELQQPEVTVPTVPKLPSPDAHTEPNEPCLSEEVSSKALRKAKGVTVKSREPTRVQTFSPKAQLEAEKTEVRDGPKQEINSSAAVPANIKKHATVTTPKVEDVTEPKRALEQADVSQAGEQAALKPTVPKQQQQAELKVDIPQKQAEVQQAGETPLLKPAVLAQQQVEPDVDVPQKQAEVPQAGEKPLLKPAVLAQQQVEQKLEVPQKQADVSRVGKEPLLKPAVSERRPQEPQLSTKEPVKTNAGPTSQPKETVDIVPPLPKHAECTADSETAVERNLTNTVDRILESDIVKDCAAPSLQTAENAKAGLPRKAESHILIIDDCPPLPAPFEHRIVSAKQVPMSTYYEVSPSELLGGGRFGQVHKCAELSSGLMLAAKIIKVRGMKERDEVKNEIGVMNQLNHVNLIQLYDAFESRTNLTLIMEYVEGGELFERIVDENYQLTELDAIVFTRQICEGVQYLHQQYILHLDLKPENILCVNTTGNQIKIIDFGLARKYRPREKLKVNFGTPEFLAPEVVNYDFVSFPTDMWSVGVITYMLLSGLSPFLGDNDAETMNNILHANWEFDAESFENVSEEAKDFISRLLVPAKCRLSASGCMKHSWLNNLEDKAKMYKVRLKSQMRLQRYLVAHRQWKKHFYAVAAANRLKRFQQNRSVSTPN; encoded by the exons ATGAGTAAACAGGCGACTCTGGCCACCTGTATTGCCAGGATGTATGAAGGTGGCAAGCTGGAGAACTCCGGAACTCCACCCGGGACCATTAAGAAGCCAAGTCCTACTTTGATAGGTAGCCTGAGCAACGTGGAGGTCAAGCTGAATGCCCTGGAAGGCAAGGTGGAACAGATCGAACGTGTCCACACAGAGGTGCTCCAGAAGCTGAGCTCACTGTGTCAAGGGATGGAATCTTTGGAGAAGAGCCTTATGCAACGCAAGGCGAGCGCTCAAGAATCAAATCTCATCAAAAATGTCCATAGGGAGGACAACAAGAACCTGCTGCTTACTGAGGTCAGATCACTGTGTGGAGAAACAGTGGATCTGCTTCATAATCTCAAGCAGGAAAGCCagcagcagagaaagaagatcGAAGGTATGGAAAGTTCTTTGTCCAGTCAGGATAAAGTACTGGGTTATGTGCGGGATACTTTCCGAAACTCAAAGATAGTGGAGTTCATCTTGAACGGTGTGGTTCCTTGGAGAAGGCAGGGCCTTCTGGATGCGGTGAAGGAAGAG aaaactcAGCCAGATGGCAACAGCATCAAGCAAAATCTCTGTCATCAAAGCACACAGACTTCAGAGGAGGTTAAAGAAGTACTTGCTG ATGAGCTTCAGCAGCCAGAGGTCACTGTTCCCACCGTGCCCAAGCTACCTTCTCCTGATGCCCATACAGAACCAAATGAACCTTGTCTCAGTGAAGAAGTGTCCAGCAAAGCCTTACGTAAGGCCAAGGGGGTCACCGTAAAAAGCAGAGAGCCTACACGTGTCCAAACATTTTCTCCTAAAGCCCAGCTGGAAGCTGAGAAGACCGAGGTGCGAGATGGACCTAAACAGGAGATAAATAGCTCGGCTGCAGTGCCAgctaacataaaaaaacatgccACGGTGACAACCCCTAAGGTGGAAGATGTCACTGAACCAAAGAG GGCTCTTGAACAGGCAGATGTTTCACAAGCTGGTGAACAGGCTGCACTCAAGCCAACAGTtcctaaacaacaacaacaagcaGAGCTGAAGGTTGACATTCCTCAAAAACAGGCAGAAGTTCAACAAGCTGGTGAGACACCTTTACTTAAGCCAGCTGTACTCGCACAGCAACAAGTGGAGCCAGATGTTGACGTACCTCAAAAACAGGCAGAAGTTCCACAAGCTGGTGAGAAACCTTTACTCAAGCCAGCAGTACTTGCACAGCAACAAGTGGAGCAGAAGCTTGAGGTTCCTCAAAAACAGGCAGATGTCTCACGGGTTGGTAAGGAGCCCTTACTCAAGCCAGCAGTCTCAGAACGGAGACCTCAAGAACCTCAGCTCTCCACCAAAGAGCCTGTCAAAACGAATGCCGGGCCTACGTCACAACCTAAAGAGACAGTAGATATAGTACCACCATTGCCAAAACACGCTGAGTGTACTGCAGACTCTGAAACAGCTGTTGAGAGAAACCTAACAAACACTGTTGACAGGATTTTGGAGTCTGATATTGTAAAGGACTGTGCAGCTCCTAGTTTACAAACAGCGGAAAATGCAAAAGCAGGACTTCCAAGAAAAGCTGAGtcacacatactgataattg ATGACTGTCCACCTCTTCCAGCCCCGTTCGAACATCGCATTGTCAGTGCCAAGCAGGTTCCCATGAGTACATATTATGAAGTCAGTCCCAGTGAGCTGCTGGGAGG GGGTCGTTTTGGACAGGTGCATAAGTGTGCCGAGCTGTCGTCAGGTCTTATGCTGGCTGCTAAGATTATTAAAGTTCGGGGTATGAAAGAGAGA GATGAAGTAAAGAATGAGATTGGAGTTATGAACCAGTTAAACCATGTGAATCTGATTCAGCTGTATGATGCTTTTGAATCTCGGACTAATCTCACTCTCATCATGGAATA TGTGGAGGGTGGTGAATTGTTTGAACGAATCGTTGATGAGAATTACCAGCTTACAGAGCTGGATGCCATTGTGTTTACCAGGCAGATTTGTGAAGGGGTACAGTACCTTCACCAGCAGTACATTCTACATTTGGACCTTAAG CCAGAAAACATATTATGTGTGAACACTACAGGGAATCAGATCAAGATCATTGACTTTGGGCTTGCCAGAAA ATATAGGCCCAGAGAAAAACTGAAGGTCAACTTTGGAACACCAGAGTTCCTGGCACCAGAAGTTGTCAACTATGATTTTGTGTCATTTCCTACAGACATGTGGAGTGTTGGTGTTATCACGTACATGCT TTTGAGTGGCCTTTCTCCGTTCCTGGGTGACAACGACGCTGAGACAATGAACAACATTTTGCATGCCAACTGGGAGTTTGACGCAGAGTCATTTGAGAATGTGTCAGAGGAAGCCAAAGACTTCATTTCCAGACTTCTTGTTCCTGCCAAATG TCGTCTCAGTGCATCAGGGTGTATGAAGCATAGCTGGTTGAATAACCTGGAAGACAAGGCCAAGATGTACAAAGTTCGGCTGAAGTCCCAAATGAGGCTGCAGCGTTATCTTGTTGCTCACCGTCAGTGGAAG aaacacttctATGCAGTTGCAGCAGCTAACAGGTTAAAGAGGTTTCAGCAAAATAGATCGGTCAGTACGCCAAATTAG
- the orc6 gene encoding origin recognition complex subunit 6, whose product MDKELFRKLASKIGITSLKILSQAEEYMRLSHLKCVGLGSVTATSKAIICLELAATAMKYPIDKEYAIKISGLSAKAYHSNLKAMECMLGLQSNLGLRDLAVQYGCLDAVNVASQMLQRYEDSLPAAQQQDLDLTKPLFTTAALHAACKCMKIRTDRKLASSSGAKKGIFDRLCTQFQKFGQEICTEASSTQEPIKTSQKRQKTLTEMLVIEDDDTDTCFPLNNNDGNQATSPKQVRIEKTEEEVTQNYEEWKRKILENALKAKAVDS is encoded by the exons ATGGataaagagttatttcgtaAGCTTGCGTCGAAGATTGGGATAACATCTCTTAAAATATTGAG CCAAGCAGAGGAGTACATGCGATTATCCCATCTGAAGTGTGTTGGATTGGGCTCTGTGACAGCCACCAGTAAAGCCATTATTTGTCTGGAGTTGGCTGCAACCGCAATGAAATATCCTATAGACAAG GAGTATGCCATTAAAATATCCGGTCTGAGTGCTAAAGCCTACCACAGTAATTTGAAAGCTATGGAGTGCATGCTGGGCCTGCAGTCTAATCTGGGTCTCAGGGACCTTGCAGTGCAATATGGATGTCTGGATGCTGTTAATGTAGCCTCTCAGATGCTTCAACG GTATGAGGACAGTCTGCCTGCTGCTCAGCAACAAGACCTTGACTTGACTAAACCTCTCTTTACAACTGCAGCTCTACATGCAGCATGCAA GTGCATGAAAATCAGAACTGACAGGAAATTAGCCTCTTCATCTGGAGCGAAGAAAGGCATCTTTGACAGGTTGTGTACGCAATTCCAGAAATTTGGACAGGAGATCTGTA CGGAAGCTTCCTCAACACAGGAACCAATAAAAACGTCTCAAAAGAGGCAGAAGACCCTTACTGAAATGCTTGTAATAGAAGATGACGACACAGACACTTGCTTCCCATTAAACAATAATG ATGGAAATCAGGCAACGTCACCCAAGCAAGTGCGGATTGAGAAGACCGAAGAGGAGGTGACACAAAATTATGAAGAGTGGAAAAGAAAAATCCTTGAGAATGCACTGAAAGCTAAAGCTGTAGATTCATAA
- the mylk3 gene encoding myosin light chain kinase 3 isoform X1: MSKQATLATCIARMYEGGKLENSGTPPGTIKKPSPTLIGSLSNVEVKLNALEGKVEQIERVHTEVLQKLSSLCQGMESLEKSLMQRKASAQESNLIKNVHREDNKNLLLTEVRSLCGETVDLLHNLKQESQQQRKKIEGMESSLSSQDKVLGYVRDTFRNSKIVEFILNGVVPWRRQGLLDAVKEEKTQPDGNSIKQNLCHQSTQTSEEVKEVLADELQQPEVTVPTVPKLPSPDAHTEPNEPCLSEEVSSKALRKAKGVTVKSREPTRVQTFSPKAQLEAEKTEVRDGPKQEINSSAAVPANIKKHATVTTPKVEDVTEPKRALEQADVSQAGEQAALKPTVPKQQQQAELKVDIPQKQAEVQQAGETPLLKPAVLAQQQVEPDVDVPQKQAEVPQAGEKPLLKPAVLAQQQVEQKLEVPQKQADVSRVGKEPLLKPAVSERRPQEPQLSTKEPVKTNAGPTSQPKETVDIVPPLPKHAECTADSETAVERNLTNTVDRILESDIVKDCAAPSLQTAENAKAGLPRKAESHILIIDDCPPLPAPFEHRIVSAKQVPMSTYYEVSPSELLGGGRFGQVHKCAELSSGLMLAAKIIKVRGMKERDEVKNEIGVMNQLNHVNLIQLYDAFESRTNLTLIMEYVEGGELFERIVDENYQLTELDAIVFTRQICEGVQYLHQQYILHLDLKPENILCVNTTGNQIKIIDFGLARKYRPREKLKVNFGTPEFLAPEVVNYDFVSFPTDMWSVGVITYMLLSGLSPFLGDNDAETMNNILHANWEFDAESFENVSEEAKDFISRLLVPAKCSRLSASGCMKHSWLNNLEDKAKMYKVRLKSQMRLQRYLVAHRQWKKHFYAVAAANRLKRFQQNRSVSTPN; this comes from the exons ATGAGTAAACAGGCGACTCTGGCCACCTGTATTGCCAGGATGTATGAAGGTGGCAAGCTGGAGAACTCCGGAACTCCACCCGGGACCATTAAGAAGCCAAGTCCTACTTTGATAGGTAGCCTGAGCAACGTGGAGGTCAAGCTGAATGCCCTGGAAGGCAAGGTGGAACAGATCGAACGTGTCCACACAGAGGTGCTCCAGAAGCTGAGCTCACTGTGTCAAGGGATGGAATCTTTGGAGAAGAGCCTTATGCAACGCAAGGCGAGCGCTCAAGAATCAAATCTCATCAAAAATGTCCATAGGGAGGACAACAAGAACCTGCTGCTTACTGAGGTCAGATCACTGTGTGGAGAAACAGTGGATCTGCTTCATAATCTCAAGCAGGAAAGCCagcagcagagaaagaagatcGAAGGTATGGAAAGTTCTTTGTCCAGTCAGGATAAAGTACTGGGTTATGTGCGGGATACTTTCCGAAACTCAAAGATAGTGGAGTTCATCTTGAACGGTGTGGTTCCTTGGAGAAGGCAGGGCCTTCTGGATGCGGTGAAGGAAGAG aaaactcAGCCAGATGGCAACAGCATCAAGCAAAATCTCTGTCATCAAAGCACACAGACTTCAGAGGAGGTTAAAGAAGTACTTGCTG ATGAGCTTCAGCAGCCAGAGGTCACTGTTCCCACCGTGCCCAAGCTACCTTCTCCTGATGCCCATACAGAACCAAATGAACCTTGTCTCAGTGAAGAAGTGTCCAGCAAAGCCTTACGTAAGGCCAAGGGGGTCACCGTAAAAAGCAGAGAGCCTACACGTGTCCAAACATTTTCTCCTAAAGCCCAGCTGGAAGCTGAGAAGACCGAGGTGCGAGATGGACCTAAACAGGAGATAAATAGCTCGGCTGCAGTGCCAgctaacataaaaaaacatgccACGGTGACAACCCCTAAGGTGGAAGATGTCACTGAACCAAAGAG GGCTCTTGAACAGGCAGATGTTTCACAAGCTGGTGAACAGGCTGCACTCAAGCCAACAGTtcctaaacaacaacaacaagcaGAGCTGAAGGTTGACATTCCTCAAAAACAGGCAGAAGTTCAACAAGCTGGTGAGACACCTTTACTTAAGCCAGCTGTACTCGCACAGCAACAAGTGGAGCCAGATGTTGACGTACCTCAAAAACAGGCAGAAGTTCCACAAGCTGGTGAGAAACCTTTACTCAAGCCAGCAGTACTTGCACAGCAACAAGTGGAGCAGAAGCTTGAGGTTCCTCAAAAACAGGCAGATGTCTCACGGGTTGGTAAGGAGCCCTTACTCAAGCCAGCAGTCTCAGAACGGAGACCTCAAGAACCTCAGCTCTCCACCAAAGAGCCTGTCAAAACGAATGCCGGGCCTACGTCACAACCTAAAGAGACAGTAGATATAGTACCACCATTGCCAAAACACGCTGAGTGTACTGCAGACTCTGAAACAGCTGTTGAGAGAAACCTAACAAACACTGTTGACAGGATTTTGGAGTCTGATATTGTAAAGGACTGTGCAGCTCCTAGTTTACAAACAGCGGAAAATGCAAAAGCAGGACTTCCAAGAAAAGCTGAGtcacacatactgataattg ATGACTGTCCACCTCTTCCAGCCCCGTTCGAACATCGCATTGTCAGTGCCAAGCAGGTTCCCATGAGTACATATTATGAAGTCAGTCCCAGTGAGCTGCTGGGAGG GGGTCGTTTTGGACAGGTGCATAAGTGTGCCGAGCTGTCGTCAGGTCTTATGCTGGCTGCTAAGATTATTAAAGTTCGGGGTATGAAAGAGAGA GATGAAGTAAAGAATGAGATTGGAGTTATGAACCAGTTAAACCATGTGAATCTGATTCAGCTGTATGATGCTTTTGAATCTCGGACTAATCTCACTCTCATCATGGAATA TGTGGAGGGTGGTGAATTGTTTGAACGAATCGTTGATGAGAATTACCAGCTTACAGAGCTGGATGCCATTGTGTTTACCAGGCAGATTTGTGAAGGGGTACAGTACCTTCACCAGCAGTACATTCTACATTTGGACCTTAAG CCAGAAAACATATTATGTGTGAACACTACAGGGAATCAGATCAAGATCATTGACTTTGGGCTTGCCAGAAA ATATAGGCCCAGAGAAAAACTGAAGGTCAACTTTGGAACACCAGAGTTCCTGGCACCAGAAGTTGTCAACTATGATTTTGTGTCATTTCCTACAGACATGTGGAGTGTTGGTGTTATCACGTACATGCT TTTGAGTGGCCTTTCTCCGTTCCTGGGTGACAACGACGCTGAGACAATGAACAACATTTTGCATGCCAACTGGGAGTTTGACGCAGAGTCATTTGAGAATGTGTCAGAGGAAGCCAAAGACTTCATTTCCAGACTTCTTGTTCCTGCCAAATG CAGTCGTCTCAGTGCATCAGGGTGTATGAAGCATAGCTGGTTGAATAACCTGGAAGACAAGGCCAAGATGTACAAAGTTCGGCTGAAGTCCCAAATGAGGCTGCAGCGTTATCTTGTTGCTCACCGTCAGTGGAAG aaacacttctATGCAGTTGCAGCAGCTAACAGGTTAAAGAGGTTTCAGCAAAATAGATCGGTCAGTACGCCAAATTAG